A section of the Metabacillus endolithicus genome encodes:
- a CDS encoding (2Fe-2S)-binding protein — protein sequence MKKAKVENKIDLTFELNGQPYHLTVPPTYRLVDILRTDLQLTGTKISCEIGRCGACSVLLNGKVVNSCLVMAYQIQLSTIETIEHVSHQSLHPIQQAFLEEGGLQCGYCTPGMIIALKDLLEQNQQPTDEEVFEHLSGNLCRCTGYTGIIRAVQRYREVVNKKEEIQ from the coding sequence ATGAAAAAGGCAAAAGTGGAAAATAAAATAGATCTTACTTTTGAATTAAATGGTCAACCGTATCACTTAACCGTACCGCCAACTTATCGGTTAGTCGATATTTTAAGAACAGATTTACAATTAACAGGCACTAAAATATCCTGTGAAATCGGAAGGTGTGGAGCATGCTCCGTATTACTGAATGGAAAAGTTGTAAATTCTTGCTTAGTTATGGCCTATCAGATACAGCTTTCAACAATAGAAACAATTGAACATGTATCACATCAATCACTTCATCCTATTCAGCAGGCATTTCTTGAAGAAGGTGGACTTCAATGTGGATATTGTACTCCAGGAATGATCATAGCGCTAAAGGATTTATTAGAGCAAAATCAGCAGCCAACAGATGAGGAGGTTTTTGAACATTTATCAGGCAATCTTTGTCGGTGTACTGGTTACACAGGAATCATTAGAGCTGTTCAACGTTACAGAGAGGTGGTAAACAAAAAAGAAGAAATTCAGTAA
- a CDS encoding HAD family hydrolase: MIKAIFFDLDDTLLWDQKSVKEAFVATCQLAEQKYGIHSEKLEEAVRNEARELYSSYETYDFTQMIGINPFEGLWGNFLDDEENFRKMKEIVPTYRKEAWTRGLKACGIDDPDYGATLAEEFPAQRRKKPFVYDESFQVLDKLKESYRLLLLTNGSPDLQNTKLEITPELVPYFEQIIISGAFGRGKPDPTIFEHALEKMNLSKDEAIMVGDNLMTDILGASRVGMKSVWINRHNKERNEVQPDFEITHLEELYPILDQLNK, from the coding sequence ATGATTAAAGCTATTTTCTTTGATTTAGATGATACGTTATTATGGGATCAAAAAAGTGTAAAGGAAGCTTTTGTTGCGACATGTCAATTAGCCGAACAAAAATATGGAATACATTCTGAAAAGCTTGAAGAAGCTGTTCGAAACGAAGCGAGGGAGCTTTATTCCTCATACGAAACATATGATTTTACGCAAATGATCGGAATCAACCCGTTTGAAGGTCTTTGGGGTAACTTTTTAGACGATGAAGAGAATTTTCGCAAGATGAAAGAAATCGTTCCCACATATCGGAAAGAAGCATGGACAAGAGGCTTAAAAGCATGTGGAATTGATGATCCTGACTATGGAGCAACACTAGCTGAAGAATTTCCAGCACAAAGAAGAAAAAAACCTTTTGTTTATGATGAATCTTTTCAAGTGTTGGACAAGTTAAAGGAATCTTACCGTCTTCTTTTGTTAACAAACGGTTCTCCAGACTTACAAAATACTAAATTAGAAATTACTCCAGAGCTTGTTCCTTACTTTGAGCAAATTATTATTTCCGGTGCTTTTGGAAGAGGAAAACCTGATCCAACTATTTTTGAGCATGCATTAGAAAAAATGAATCTTTCAAAAGATGAGGCAATAATGGTAGGAGATAATCTTATGACAGATATTTTAGGTGCATCAAGAGTTGGAATGAAATCTGTTTGGATTAATCGCCATAACAAAGAACGTAACGAAGTACAACCAGACTTTGAAATCACTCATCTTGAAGAGCTGTACCCAATTTTAGATCAACTTAACAAGTAG
- the uraD gene encoding 2-oxo-4-hydroxy-4-carboxy-5-ureidoimidazoline decarboxylase, translated as MTIHDANVLTLEEFVSTFRWIFEHSIAEQVSELRPFPSYQFLHHAMKKRVKKYTIEERVALLQTLPDFIETIRGQNPYNQVSKQSGFRSLTSREYKKFIAYHNKYIKKFGFPFIIAMRGHNKQSVYDALKKRLKNSENEEIEAAIEEMFRIYFYILREIISNEDRDEIKKQSV; from the coding sequence ATGACAATTCATGATGCGAATGTGCTTACACTTGAGGAATTTGTTTCAACTTTTCGTTGGATTTTTGAGCATTCTATCGCCGAACAGGTATCCGAATTAAGACCTTTTCCCTCTTATCAATTTCTTCATCATGCAATGAAAAAACGTGTAAAAAAATATACTATTGAAGAAAGAGTTGCCCTACTTCAAACTCTTCCAGATTTTATTGAAACAATTCGAGGTCAAAACCCTTACAATCAAGTAAGCAAGCAATCGGGATTTAGATCTTTAACATCTAGAGAATATAAAAAATTTATTGCTTATCATAATAAATATATAAAGAAATTCGGTTTTCCCTTTATCATCGCAATGCGTGGACACAATAAACAATCTGTTTATGATGCATTAAAAAAGAGATTAAAAAACAGTGAAAATGAAGAAATAGAAGCAGCAATTGAAGAAATGTTCCGCATTTATTTTTATATTTTAAGGGAAATTATTTCTAATGAAGATCGAGATGAAATAAAGAAACAATCCGTATAA